The proteins below come from a single Plasmodium sp. gorilla clade G2 genome assembly, chromosome: 13 genomic window:
- a CDS encoding 26S protease regulatory subunit 7, putative: MEEETTTQSKPLDDEDINILKSYGSGPYSKTIKKVEGDISGLLVNINKLCGVRESDTGLCLPNQWDLQLDKQMLNEEQPLQVARCTKIINADTDQTKYIINVKQIAKFVVGLGDKVAPSDIEEGMRVGVDRTKYKIQILLPPKIDPSVTMMTVEEKPDITYNDIGGCKEQLEKLREVVEMPLLQPERFVTLGIDPPKGVLLYGPPGTGKTLTARAIANRTDACFICVIGSELVQKYVGEGARMVRELFQMAKSKKACILFIDEVDAIGGSRGDESAHGDHEVQRTMLEIVNQLDGFDNRGNIKVLMATNRPDTLDSALVRPGRIDRRIEFSLPDLEGRTHIFKIHANTMNMSRDVRFELLARLCPNSTGSDIRSVCTEAGMFAIRARRKTITEKDLLLAINKVIHGCKQFSATGKYMVYN; encoded by the exons ATGGAAGAAGAAACTACCACTCAATCGAAGCCATtagatgatgaagatataaatatattgaaatcatat ggcTCTGGTCCATATTCGAAGACCATTAAAAAGGTAGAAGGAGACATATCAGGACTCCttgttaatataaataaattatgtgGTGTAAGAGAAAGTGATACAGGATTGTGCTTACCGAATCAATGGGATTTACAATTAGATAAGCAGATGTTAAATGAAGAACAACCTTTACAAGTTGCTAGATGtacaaaaattattaatgcTGACACTGatcaaacaaaatatattattaatgtaAAACAAATAGCTAAATTTGTAGTAGGATTAGGAGATAAGGTAGCTCCAAGTGATATTGAAGAAGGAATGAGAGTAGGTGTTGATCGtactaaatataaaattcaaATATTATTACCTCCAAAAATTGATCCAAGTGTTACTATGATGACTGTTGAAGAAAAACCTGATATTACTTATAATGATATTGGTGGATGTAAAGAACAGTTAGAAAAATTAAGAGAGGTTGTTGAAATGCCATTATTACAACCTGAAAGATTTGTAACCTTAGGTATTGATCCACCTAAAggagtattattatatggtcCTCCAGGTACTGGTAAAACCTTAACAGCTAGGGCTATTGCTAATAGAACTGATGCATGTTTTATTTGTGTGATTGGTTCAGAATTGGTTCAGAAATATGTTGGAGAAGGGGCTAGAATGGTTAGAGAATTATTTCAAATGGCAAAATCTAAAAAGGcttgtattttatttattgatgAAGTTGATGCTATTGGAGGTTCAAGAGGTGATGAAAGTGCTCATGGAGATCATGAAGTACAAAGAACAATGTTAGAAATTGTTAATCAATTAGATGGATTTGATAATAGAGGTAATATTAAGGTACTGATGGCTACTAATAGGCCAGATACCTTAGATAGTGCATTAGTAAGACCTGGTAGAATTGATCGTAGAATTGAATTCAGTTTACCAGATTTAGAAGGTAgaacacatatatttaaaatacatGCTAATACTATGAATATGAGTAGAGATGTAAGATTTGAACTTTTAGCTAGATTATGTCCTAACAGTACAGGTTCGGATATAAGAAGTGTCTGCACTGAAGCAGGTATGTTTGCTATAAGAGCAAGAAGAAAAACTATTACAGAGAAAGATCTATTATTAGCAATTAATAAGGTCATACATGGATGTAAGCAATTCTCAGCAACGGGAAAATATATGGTATACAATTAG
- a CDS encoding AP-1 complex subunit mu-1: MACISAIFIIDLKGKVIINRNYRGEVNVNLTEVFYNCVIDQEDNLIKPIFHVNGLTYCWVAHNNIYFLAVTRKNSNATLIIAFLYKLIQVLKDYFKVLEEESIKDNFVITYELLDEMIDNGFPQLSEVKILREYIKNKAHQLTVNNFKIPSALTNSVSWRNEGIKYKKNEIFLDVVESLNIIISSNGTVLRSEILGCLKMKSYLSGMPELKLGLNDKLLFNKNLNNYPNSANNNVNNKTKLVELEDIKFHQCVRLSKFENDRTISFIPPDGIFNLMTYRLSTHVKPLFWLDINITKKSLTKIEYTVKAKSQFKNKSIANNVEFHLPVPADVDSPHFQTYIGTVKYYPDKDILIWKVKQFQGQKEYIMNAQFGLPSIVSNENKDLYYKRPVNIKFEIPYFTVSGITVRYLKIIEKSGYQALPWVRYITQNGDYQVRMS; the protein is encoded by the coding sequence atggcaTGCATAAGCGCTATCTTTATAATTGATTTAAAAGGAAAAGTAATAATTAATAGAAATTATAGAGGAGAAGTAAATGTAAATTTAACAGAGGTATTTTATAATTGTGTTATTGATCAAGaagataatttaataaaaccaATATTTCATGTGAACGGTTTGACATATTGTTGGGTAgctcataataatatatattttttagctGTAACACGTAAGAATAGTAATGCAACATTAATTATagcatttttatataaactcATACAAGTATTAAAAGATTATTTTAAGGTTTTAGAAGAAGAAAGTATTAAAGATAATTTTGTAATTACATATGAATTATTAGATGAAATGATTGATAATGGATTTCCTCAATTAAGTgaagtaaaaatattaagagaatatataaaaaataaagcacATCAACTAAcagttaataattttaaaataccTTCAGCATTAACTAATTCTGTATCATGGAGAAATGAaggtattaaatataaaaaaaatgaaatattctTAGATGTTGTTGAAagtttaaatattattatatcttctAATGGTACGGTTTTAAGAAGTGAAATTTTAGGATGTCTTAAAATGAAATCATATTTATCAGGTATGCCTGAATTAAAATTAGgattaaatgataaattactttttaataaaaatcttAATAATTATCCTAATTCagcaaataataatgttaataataaaaccaAACTTGTTGAATTAGAAGATATTAAATTTCATCAATGTGTTAGATTATCAAAATTTGAAAATGATAGAACTATTTCATTCATTCCTCCTGATGggatttttaatttaatgaCTTATCGTTTAAGTACTCATGTCAAACCTTTATTTTGGCtagatattaatattacaaaaaagtCTCTAACAAAAATTGAATATACTGTTAAAGCAAAATcacaatttaaaaataaaagtatagCAAATAATGTCGAATTCCATCTACCAGTACCTGCTGATGTTGATTCACCACATTTTCAAACATACATAGGAACAGTCAAATATTATCCAGATAAAGATATTCTAATATGGAAAGTAAAACAATTTCAAGGacaaaaggaatatattatgaatgcCCAATTCGGTTTACCTTCTATTGTctcaaatgaaaataaagatcTATATTATAAGAGACCagtaaatattaaatttgaAATCCCATATTTCACAGTCTCAGGTATAACTGTAAGGTActtaaaaattatagaaaaaagTGGTTATCAAGCCTTGCCATGGGTCAGGTATATAACACAAAATGGAGACTATCAGGTCAGAATGTCAtag